GAAGCTGGGGTGCTAGCAACCAATACGGTAAAGAATACGCCAAGGGTTAGCCCTTCACTATTTCTTTATGACACTGTTAAGGGCTTTCGACAACTATATGTACTAAATGTGACAACAATATGTAGTAGGCGTGGATAGCGTTTATTGACAGCATTGAAATGCTGACTACGAAAAAAAATTATTTAATTTGGTGGTAATTCTTTGGATTCGTGAATGTTGTGCCTTAAAAGTTGAGCGATCGCCTATTTAAACTCCTCAAAGTCAAGCGATCGCACTTTCCTTTGGCATCGGGCAAAGCTTGCCTACTAACGCGGGTTAAAAAATCTCTAAAGTCAAGCGATCGTATCCTTCTAGGGTATCGGCATCCAGGGTCAAAGCAATTAACACCAACGCTGACGAATCTCAAACCCAAAATCGCACTCAACTTCAACGCGACGCCCGCCAAATTTTGATAGTTTTGTCATGACTGCCACTGACTAAAGTTTGCCCATCCGGGCTGATGGCGAGAGAATGAATCGAGTAGGAATGACCAGTCAGGGTGCGGATTAAATTGCCATCTGCGATCTGCCAAACTTTGATAGTATTGTCACTAGTGCCACTAACTAAAGTCTGCCCATCCGGACTAATGGCGACAGAAGTAATATAGTTGGAATGACCAGTCAGGGTGCGGATAAGAGTGCCATCTGCGATCTGCCAAATTTTGATTGGGCTATCAACACCGCCACTAACTAAAGTCTTTCCATCTGGGCTGATGGCAATAGAAGTAATATAGTTGGAATGACCAGTCAGGGTGCGGATAAGAGTGCCATCTGCGATCTGCCAAATTTTGATTGGGCTATCAACACCGCCACTAACTAAAGTCTTTCCATCTGGGCTGATGGCAATAGAAGTAACCGAGTCGGAATGACCAGTCAGGGTACGGATAAGAGTGCCATCTGTTAAATTCCAAATTTTGATTGTTTTGTCCTGACTGCCACTAACTAAAGTCTTTCCATCCGGGCTGATGGCAACAGAAGTAACATAGTTGGAATGACCAGTCAGGGTGCGGATAAGAGTGCCATCTGTTAAATTCCAAATTTTGATAGTTTTGTCATTACTGCCACTAACTAAAGTCTTTCCATCCGGGCTGATGGCGACAGAATTAACCGAGTCGGAATGACCAGTCAGGGTGCGGATAAGAGTGCCATCTGTTAAATTCCAAATTTTGATTGTTTTGTCCCAACTCCCACTGACAAGAATGGAATTATCACGGCTAATAGCGATGCAATGATCTTCACCGATTGCCTTGGTATGCCCTGTAAGGGTTTGGGCTAGAGAAAGATTTGCTAAGGGATTTGGAATTTTCGCAGCCGGACTGGTCGTTAATATAGGGGGCGCAACGGGACTGGATACGGTTACACTTGGTTTTTCAGTCACAGGTGCAGACTGACCGATTTTAGATGCTAAATACCCAAACCCTCCCCCTAATAACAGCAGCGCCGCAACGGTCACTGCTACGGGCAATTTCTTTTTTGGACGCTGAAGGATTTTTTGCTCAATTTCCCCTATTCTTTGCAACAACACTTGAGTATTTGACGGTCGATCGCTTGATTTTCGCGCCATCAAACTATCAATAAAATTGCCCAGCAACGGTGAAATTGTCACCGCTTGTCGCCAGCGAAACACATCATTATGAGCATCATAAAACTTTAAGGGATGTTGCCCTGTGAGCAAATGTACAAAGGTGCGTCCCAAGGCAAAAAAATCTGACTGCGGTACAGCTTGGCAATTAATTTGTTCTGCTGAGGTGTACCCTGCGGAAACTACCGCCGTGATTTGGTGTCCCACACCCACCTTTGCTAAATATGTATAGGTCGCATCCCTCGCTGTCCCAAAGTCAATTAACACCAACTGTCCATTGCTTCTCAACATGACATTTGCGGGTTTA
This Tolypothrix sp. NIES-4075 DNA region includes the following protein-coding sequences:
- a CDS encoding WD40 repeat domain-containing serine/threonine-protein kinase; protein product: MKPANVMLRSNGQLVLIDFGTARDATYTYLAKVGVGHQITAVVSAGYTSAEQINCQAVPQSDFFALGRTFVHLLTGQHPLKFYDAHNDVFRWRQAVTISPLLGNFIDSLMARKSSDRPSNTQVLLQRIGEIEQKILQRPKKKLPVAVTVAALLLLGGGFGYLASKIGQSAPVTEKPSVTVSSPVAPPILTTSPAAKIPNPLANLSLAQTLTGHTKAIGEDHCIAISRDNSILVSGSWDKTIKIWNLTDGTLIRTLTGHSDSVNSVAISPDGKTLVSGSNDKTIKIWNLTDGTLIRTLTGHSNYVTSVAISPDGKTLVSGSQDKTIKIWNLTDGTLIRTLTGHSDSVTSIAISPDGKTLVSGGVDSPIKIWQIADGTLIRTLTGHSNYITSIAISPDGKTLVSGGVDSPIKIWQIADGTLIRTLTGHSNYITSVAISPDGQTLVSGTSDNTIKVWQIADGNLIRTLTGHSYSIHSLAISPDGQTLVSGSHDKTIKIWRASR